A part of Pectinatus sottacetonis genomic DNA contains:
- a CDS encoding hemolysin family protein: MDVPETNFVLILTILLFLSNCFLILLRTALIEAHKSQLDKILADTDYKFEKICDFIDEPNELLSELLICSICCYFAIGLSTGIILIPSIYITLGKLSVSIPYIYEISFIAAVILPLFLTILFSNCLPKKLAQIKPEYYLVKHFAFLLIFHKITNPIIIFLSHITNIILMITGTNPPANDTVTEDEVKDLIERGTEEGTFEKAEQDMVGSIFHMSDQIAYSLMTPRTQITWLDIEDDLNTNLHLIKNSPDDTFLIGRDNLDNLLGIIYARDILNASLDNNLCDLAKFVKKPIFVPRSMETFRVLEKFRNNNVEEAVVVDEFGGVVGLITLKDIIEEIIGDISNTEEKESVQIIQRDESSWYIDGLYPIDDFKEKFDITSLPGEERGHYKTIGGFLTSYFGYIPKTAEYKILHNLRFEVVDMDRTRIDKILVTKLK; the protein is encoded by the coding sequence GTGGATGTTCCCGAGACTAATTTTGTTTTAATATTAACCATTTTATTATTTTTAAGTAACTGTTTTCTTATATTATTAAGGACAGCACTTATCGAAGCACACAAAAGCCAGTTGGACAAAATACTGGCGGATACGGATTATAAGTTTGAAAAAATATGCGATTTTATCGATGAACCAAATGAATTATTATCAGAATTGCTTATTTGCTCAATCTGCTGCTATTTTGCTATTGGATTGTCAACAGGTATAATACTGATCCCATCTATATATATCACTTTAGGAAAATTATCCGTCAGTATTCCCTATATCTATGAAATTTCATTTATTGCTGCAGTTATTTTACCGTTGTTTCTAACAATTCTTTTTAGTAATTGTCTGCCCAAAAAATTGGCTCAGATAAAACCTGAATATTATCTGGTAAAACACTTTGCATTTCTTCTCATTTTCCATAAAATCACTAATCCCATAATAATATTCCTGTCTCACATAACAAATATTATCCTGATGATAACTGGGACGAATCCTCCGGCTAATGATACTGTAACGGAAGACGAAGTGAAAGATCTTATTGAACGTGGTACTGAGGAAGGCACCTTTGAAAAAGCTGAACAAGACATGGTTGGCAGTATTTTCCATATGAGCGATCAGATTGCCTATTCCTTAATGACTCCGCGCACACAAATAACCTGGCTTGATATTGAAGATGACTTAAATACTAATCTTCATCTGATAAAAAACAGTCCTGACGATACATTTCTCATCGGGCGGGATAATCTTGATAACCTTTTAGGTATTATATATGCTCGTGATATCCTTAATGCCTCTCTGGATAATAACTTATGCGATTTAGCTAAATTTGTCAAAAAGCCTATCTTCGTTCCCCGTTCTATGGAAACTTTCCGTGTCCTGGAAAAATTCCGCAACAATAATGTTGAGGAAGCCGTTGTAGTTGATGAATTTGGCGGCGTTGTCGGACTGATAACTTTGAAAGATATTATTGAAGAAATTATCGGTGATATCTCAAATACAGAAGAAAAAGAATCAGTACAGATAATTCAGCGTGATGAAAGTTCTTGGTATATAGACGGTTTATATCCTATAGATGATTTTAAAGAAAAATTTGACATAACTTCACTACCTGGAGAAGAACGGGGACATTATAAAACCATAGGGGGATTTCTCACATCATATTTTGGTTATATCCCTAAAACAGCGGAATATAAAATTCTGCATAACTTACGTTTTGAAGTAGTTGATATGGATCGCACCCGCATAGATAAAATTCTTGTGACGAAGCTCAAATAA
- the tig gene encoding trigger factor gives MKVSTEKADSQKLVLTIEMPVDELNKAENTACKQLANRVNIPGFRKGHAPKQILVQHLGKKTILDEAFEILAPKAFDNALTEQKIEPVDRPQIEVVTLEENKNVVFKATITPKPEVTLGDYKGLKIEMPKAEVSEEELEEQIKNMRSHHAKMIEAAEDSAVEKNNFITLDFLGKIDGEPFEGGEGKDYPLQIGSGHFIAGFEDQLIGLKVGQEKDVKVKFPEDYGQENLAGKDAVFHCKINSIKIQELPELNDEFVKKSTSYENVENLKKNLRENMLKSAQMRAESELRNNALKQAAENVTVEIPDVMIDNRVNSMLNELSANLESHGMNMEQYLKYAGTDMAKLRETYREAAADAVKTDLMLEKVAHVENITIDPKEVDAEIAAMAARYGTTAKDVKKIITKNGYIANLYDTVRRKKAAQLIIDNLAK, from the coding sequence ATGAAAGTCAGTACAGAAAAAGCAGACAGCCAGAAATTGGTTCTAACTATAGAAATGCCGGTAGATGAGCTTAATAAAGCTGAAAATACTGCCTGCAAACAGTTAGCAAACCGCGTTAATATTCCTGGATTTAGAAAAGGACATGCACCTAAACAGATTCTTGTACAGCATCTGGGAAAGAAAACCATTCTGGATGAAGCTTTTGAAATTCTTGCACCAAAGGCTTTCGATAATGCATTAACTGAACAAAAAATTGAACCAGTTGATCGTCCGCAGATAGAAGTAGTCACATTAGAAGAAAACAAAAATGTTGTTTTTAAGGCTACTATTACTCCTAAACCAGAAGTGACTTTAGGAGATTATAAAGGGCTTAAGATTGAAATGCCTAAAGCGGAAGTATCAGAAGAAGAACTGGAAGAACAAATTAAAAACATGCGCAGCCATCATGCAAAAATGATTGAAGCAGCAGAAGACAGCGCAGTTGAAAAAAATAATTTTATCACACTTGATTTTCTAGGAAAAATAGACGGAGAACCATTTGAAGGTGGAGAGGGTAAGGACTATCCTTTACAAATCGGTTCGGGACATTTTATTGCTGGGTTTGAAGATCAGCTCATTGGATTGAAAGTTGGACAAGAAAAAGATGTCAAGGTAAAATTCCCAGAAGATTACGGACAAGAAAACTTGGCTGGCAAAGATGCTGTTTTTCATTGTAAAATCAACTCTATTAAGATTCAGGAACTGCCTGAACTGAATGATGAGTTCGTAAAAAAATCTACTTCATATGAAAATGTCGAAAATTTGAAGAAAAATCTTCGCGAAAATATGCTGAAATCAGCTCAGATGCGTGCAGAAAGTGAACTGAGAAATAATGCGTTGAAACAGGCTGCTGAAAATGTTACTGTGGAAATTCCTGATGTTATGATAGATAATCGTGTAAATAGTATGCTGAATGAACTTTCTGCTAATTTGGAAAGTCATGGCATGAATATGGAACAATATCTCAAATATGCTGGAACAGATATGGCAAAATTACGCGAAACATATCGTGAGGCAGCAGCAGATGCCGTTAAAACAGACTTAATGCTGGAAAAAGTTGCCCATGTGGAAAACATAACAATAGATCCTAAAGAAGTTGATGCAGAAATAGCAGCAATGGCAGCACGTTATGGTACAACAGCAAAAGATGTTAAAAAAATTATAACTAAGAATGGTTATATAGCTAACCTCTATGATACAGTACGCCGCAAGAAAGCAGCACAACTTATTATAGACAATTTGGCAAAATAG
- the clpP gene encoding ATP-dependent Clp endopeptidase proteolytic subunit ClpP, whose amino-acid sequence MNYVPMVVEQSGRSERAYDIYSRLLKDRIVFLGGQIDDNVANVIIAQLLFLESEDPDKDIHLYVNSPGGVVTAGLAIYDTMQYIKPDVSTICMGQAASMGSLLLTAGAKGKRYALPYSRIMIHQPLGGAQGQSTDVQIQAKELLRAREILNEILMRHTGQKKEKILLDTERDNFMSAVEAKEYGLIDDVIVRPEDADKNKKSDSKK is encoded by the coding sequence ATGAATTATGTACCTATGGTCGTTGAACAATCTGGCAGGTCTGAACGTGCATATGATATTTATTCACGTTTATTAAAGGACCGTATAGTTTTTTTAGGCGGTCAGATAGATGATAATGTTGCTAATGTAATTATAGCACAGCTGTTGTTTTTGGAATCGGAAGATCCAGATAAGGATATACATTTGTATGTAAACAGTCCGGGTGGAGTTGTTACTGCCGGCCTGGCTATTTATGATACGATGCAGTATATAAAGCCTGATGTTTCCACTATATGCATGGGGCAGGCAGCTAGCATGGGATCTTTGCTATTAACTGCGGGCGCCAAGGGTAAACGCTATGCTCTGCCTTATTCACGTATAATGATTCACCAGCCTTTAGGAGGAGCACAAGGACAATCTACAGATGTTCAGATCCAGGCTAAGGAATTATTGCGGGCAAGAGAAATTTTAAATGAGATTCTGATGCGCCATACTGGACAGAAGAAAGAAAAAATTCTTCTTGATACAGAACGTGATAATTTTATGTCAGCAGTTGAAGCTAAAGAATATGGCCTTATTGATGATGTTA